One part of the Candidatus Methylomirabilota bacterium genome encodes these proteins:
- a CDS encoding type IV toxin-antitoxin system AbiEi family antitoxin: MAQDTEVLKRALAGLRRTTGLTAEFEARQPGNLKGPRADVVIELEVGGKRHQLYAEVKAVDRPVALAAAKHRLEAYGQKGVLVTPYLTTALARHCRESLDLQFIDTAGNAYLRAPGLYIFVQGERPPEPLTGGAGRPARGGTATALRAVFVLLCRPELLNAPYREIAAAAGIGLGTVGWALFDLERRGYLTAAGQRRNRRLLEPTRLLDEWATNFPIRLRPKLNPRRFRAADPGWWELAHLPAGARWGGEVAAAKLAGHLKPGTVTIYVEPAPARDALASLAQEHRLRADPQGNVEILDTFWALPEQDGLPGLVPPLLVYTDLMATLDPRNLEAARRIREQHLEHAVRRA, from the coding sequence ATGGCCCAGGACACGGAGGTTCTGAAGCGCGCACTCGCCGGCTTGCGTCGCACGACCGGCCTGACGGCAGAATTCGAAGCCCGGCAGCCTGGGAACCTGAAGGGGCCTCGGGCGGACGTCGTCATCGAGCTCGAGGTGGGCGGCAAGCGTCACCAGCTCTATGCCGAGGTCAAGGCCGTCGACCGCCCCGTCGCACTGGCCGCCGCCAAGCATCGACTCGAGGCCTACGGTCAGAAAGGGGTGCTGGTCACCCCCTATCTCACGACCGCCCTCGCCCGGCATTGCCGCGAGTCGCTCGATCTGCAGTTCATCGATACCGCCGGCAATGCCTACCTGCGTGCACCGGGGCTCTACATCTTCGTCCAGGGCGAGCGACCGCCGGAGCCCCTCACGGGAGGAGCTGGAAGGCCCGCGCGGGGCGGCACCGCCACCGCCCTTCGCGCGGTGTTCGTTCTGCTCTGCAGGCCGGAGCTGCTCAACGCCCCCTACCGGGAGATCGCGGCGGCCGCAGGAATCGGGCTCGGGACGGTCGGCTGGGCACTCTTCGATCTCGAGCGCCGGGGCTATCTCACCGCGGCCGGGCAGCGCCGGAATCGCCGCCTGCTGGAGCCCACCCGGCTCCTCGACGAATGGGCCACGAACTTCCCGATCCGGTTGCGACCCAAGCTCAATCCGCGGCGGTTCCGGGCGGCCGACCCCGGCTGGTGGGAGCTGGCGCATCTCCCCGCCGGCGCGCGCTGGGGTGGCGAGGTCGCGGCGGCGAAGCTGGCCGGCCATCTCAAGCCGGGCACCGTCACCATCTATGTGGAGCCGGCCCCGGCTCGGGATGCCCTGGCCTCGCTCGCGCAGGAGCATCGCCTGCGCGCCGATCCGCAGGGCAACGTCGAGATCCTCGACACGTTCTGGGCGCTTCCTGAGCAGGACGGCCTGCCGGGCCTGGTGCCGCCCTTGCTCGTCTACACCGATCTCATGGCCACGCTCGATCCGCGCAATCTCGAGGCTGCCAGGCGGATCCGCGAGCAGCACCTCGAGCATGCTGTCCGTCGCGCCTGA
- a CDS encoding nucleotidyl transferase AbiEii/AbiGii toxin family protein yields MLSVAPDRPVDPLAIAILRQVDPVARALGVEYLVTGATARDIVLVGVFGLETGRGTRDVDLAIAVDGWPAFEAMRTSLVGTGAFVPDRQIVHRLFHLRGEQRGYPIDLIPFGAIEDPGATIAWPPDRSVVMSVTGYREAFDAAVPAEVDPGFVVRVVSLPGLALLKLIAWADRGAADPRDAIDLAMLLRRYHAAGNEDRLYGAEIAVLEAAGYDADLAGPRLLGRDVARISRAETRRTLLALLDDERNLERLSRAMAREMGAARDPVALARGLIGQFQVGLQEG; encoded by the coding sequence ATGCTGTCCGTCGCGCCTGATCGGCCCGTCGATCCGCTGGCGATCGCGATCCTGAGGCAGGTCGATCCCGTCGCCCGGGCGCTCGGCGTCGAGTACCTCGTGACCGGGGCGACCGCGCGTGACATCGTGCTGGTCGGCGTGTTCGGTCTGGAGACGGGCCGGGGTACCCGCGATGTGGACCTGGCCATCGCCGTGGATGGGTGGCCTGCGTTCGAGGCGATGAGGACTAGCCTGGTCGGAACGGGTGCCTTCGTGCCGGATCGGCAGATCGTCCACCGGCTCTTTCATCTACGCGGGGAACAGCGCGGCTATCCGATCGATCTCATCCCCTTCGGCGCCATCGAGGACCCAGGTGCGACGATCGCCTGGCCTCCGGACCGATCCGTCGTGATGAGTGTGACCGGCTACCGCGAGGCCTTCGACGCGGCGGTACCAGCCGAGGTTGACCCGGGCTTCGTCGTGCGCGTCGTGTCGCTGCCGGGGCTGGCCCTCCTGAAGCTGATCGCCTGGGCCGATCGCGGCGCGGCGGATCCCCGCGATGCGATCGACCTCGCCATGCTGCTGCGCCGGTATCACGCGGCCGGAAACGAGGATCGCCTGTACGGCGCCGAGATCGCGGTCCTGGAGGCTGCCGGCTACGACGCGGATCTGGCGGGCCCGAGACTGCTCGGTCGGGACGTGGCACGGATCAGCCGGGCTGAGACGAGACGCACGTTGCTGGCGCTGCTCGACGACGAGCGGAACCTGGAACGACTTTCCCGGGCCATGGCCCGGGAGATGGGCGCCGCCCGGGATCCCGTCGCCCTCGCACGAGGGCTGATCGGTCAGTTTCAGGTGGGACTCCAGGAGGGCTGA